The following are encoded in a window of Lacinutrix sp. WUR7 genomic DNA:
- a CDS encoding Crp/Fnr family transcriptional regulator, with product MLIDKILDQIYVLPETSKQVLKSHISEVKFPKGHVLFKANKVESSIYFIKKGIARAYAYSEDNEITFWFGKEGDPIVSMQSYVNTKKGYEDVALLEDCELYELITEKLQKLFLEDIHMANWGRKFAEFELIKSEERLIALQFNTATDRYIALLKNHPSIIQRVQLKHIASYLGITQVSLSRIRAEIQ from the coding sequence ATGCTAATAGACAAAATTCTTGATCAGATTTATGTACTTCCGGAGACTTCCAAACAGGTTTTAAAAAGCCACATTAGTGAAGTAAAGTTTCCAAAAGGACATGTTTTATTTAAAGCAAATAAAGTGGAGTCCAGCATTTATTTTATCAAAAAAGGAATAGCAAGAGCCTATGCATATTCCGAGGATAATGAAATTACTTTCTGGTTTGGTAAAGAAGGTGATCCTATTGTTTCGATGCAAAGTTATGTCAATACTAAAAAAGGATATGAAGATGTAGCATTATTGGAAGATTGCGAACTCTACGAATTAATAACAGAAAAACTTCAAAAGCTCTTTTTAGAAGATATTCACATGGCCAATTGGGGAAGAAAATTTGCAGAATTTGAACTTATTAAATCCGAAGAACGACTTATCGCTTTACAATTTAATACTGCAACCGATAGATATATAGCACTTCTTAAAAATCATCCTAGCATTATTCAACGTGTGCAACTAAAGCACATTGCTTCCTATTTAGGTATTACCCAAGTTAGTTTAAGTAGAATTAGAGCGGAAATACAATAA
- a CDS encoding type 1 glutamine amidotransferase domain-containing protein: protein MSCNTKNKSDNSIAKADEKVAEQTEAKALKKILFVVTSHSEKGNTGNKTGYYLGEVSHPWDVLHTAGYEIDFVSPKGGKAPVDAFDMTDAINKKFWDNDVYRNKIENTKTPKEVNPEDYIAIHYAGGHGAMWDFADNTALAEIAKQIYENNGVVSAVCHGPAGLVNIKLSNGSYLVDGKKVNAFTNEEEVKVKLEDVVPFLLEDTLITRGAIFEKSAPFTKHVVTDQRLITGQNPQSAHSVGEATLKELQRLTKSTK, encoded by the coding sequence ATGAGCTGTAATACCAAAAACAAATCAGATAATTCTATTGCAAAAGCAGATGAAAAAGTAGCAGAACAAACGGAAGCCAAAGCATTAAAAAAAATATTATTTGTAGTTACCAGTCATAGTGAAAAAGGAAATACAGGAAATAAAACGGGATATTATCTAGGAGAAGTTTCGCATCCTTGGGATGTATTACACACTGCTGGCTATGAAATAGATTTTGTGAGTCCGAAAGGTGGAAAAGCTCCCGTAGACGCATTTGATATGACGGATGCCATTAATAAAAAATTTTGGGATAACGATGTGTATCGCAATAAAATTGAAAACACAAAAACACCGAAGGAGGTCAATCCGGAAGATTATATAGCCATTCATTATGCAGGTGGTCACGGAGCGATGTGGGATTTTGCAGATAACACCGCGCTTGCCGAGATTGCAAAGCAGATTTATGAAAACAATGGTGTTGTGAGTGCTGTATGTCATGGACCTGCTGGACTTGTAAATATTAAATTAAGTAATGGATCGTATTTAGTAGATGGCAAAAAAGTAAATGCCTTTACTAATGAGGAAGAGGTTAAAGTAAAACTAGAAGATGTAGTTCCTTTTTTACTAGAAGATACCTTGATTACTCGTGGTGCTATTTTTGAAAAATCTGCGCCTTTTACTAAACACGTGGTAACCGACCAAAGATTAATAACGGGTCAAAACCCACAATCTGCACATAGTGTTGGGGAGGCTACCTTAAAAGAACTACAAAGACTAACTAAAAGCACAAAATAG
- a CDS encoding SH3 domain-containing protein, with the protein MKNKITIIILLLFTIHSFGQNRMYVSAESGLNVRDKPSLESNKTYHLPNNTMVMISKRTGIKMTIIDKGEKIIGEWIKIRSFDNNQNQGYVFGGFLTTEQPDIWYSGKEAYYKTYDYDNQQEGTFESNSGSEKYLNKNLPIIQPNIEILNAKEFPYFLNPQNREIVLFENHKLNDLKPVGILKNLTQVRIDSTFYKLKFKDLTNCVWNRININGEYYYTDIDIHDFSMSRELVNLNQKVEIVGQYDGYDGAYHLGYPEYFFLIFTDNNNKVIHKTKVLEFYLNNEFAMDEDILKLNWNEKNNSYEITLIGHQEKIRIKWNGKTSEIKKL; encoded by the coding sequence ATGAAAAACAAAATTACAATCATAATACTTCTTCTATTTACGATACATAGTTTTGGGCAAAACCGTATGTATGTATCAGCAGAAAGCGGGTTAAATGTAAGAGACAAACCTTCTTTGGAATCTAATAAAACTTATCATCTTCCTAATAATACTATGGTTATGATTTCAAAAAGAACTGGAATCAAAATGACTATAATTGATAAAGGGGAAAAAATTATTGGAGAATGGATAAAAATAAGAAGTTTTGACAACAACCAAAATCAAGGTTATGTTTTTGGAGGTTTTTTAACAACAGAACAACCTGACATATGGTATTCTGGAAAGGAAGCATATTACAAAACTTACGACTATGATAATCAACAAGAAGGAACATTTGAGTCTAATAGCGGTTCTGAAAAATATTTGAATAAAAACTTACCAATTATTCAACCAAATATAGAGATATTAAACGCTAAGGAGTTTCCTTACTTTTTAAATCCACAAAATAGAGAAATTGTACTTTTCGAAAATCACAAACTGAATGATTTAAAGCCAGTTGGGATACTAAAGAATTTAACTCAAGTTAGAATTGATTCTACTTTTTATAAACTCAAATTTAAAGATTTAACAAATTGTGTTTGGAATAGGATCAATATCAATGGGGAATATTACTATACCGATATAGATATTCACGACTTTTCTATGTCGAGAGAATTAGTAAATCTAAATCAGAAAGTTGAAATCGTTGGTCAATATGATGGTTATGACGGAGCATATCATTTAGGATATCCAGAATATTTTTTTTTGATTTTTACTGACAATAATAACAAAGTAATCCACAAAACGAAAGTTCTTGAATTCTATCTAAATAATGAATTTGCAATGGATGAAGATATATTAAAATTAAACTGGAATGAAAAAAATAATTCCTATGAAATCACATTAATTGGACATCAAGAAAAAATAAGAATTAAATGGAATGGTAAAACATCGGAAATAAAAAAACTTTAG
- a CDS encoding helix-turn-helix domain-containing protein, translating into MNEIGKKVKEARKMKGLSQEELADLAKINLRTIQRIETNQNEPRGKTLHLICEVLEINAEDILDYGKTNDNNFLIYFHLSVLTFLFIPIGNIILPLILWLTKKDKIIGLKNIGANVLNFQIIWTFVTSTIVIGYAFLKIMHYETFSSLGYIIIGLYLLNIIIPIISVIKIRKNNFQKTYPSLIQIIK; encoded by the coding sequence ATGAATGAAATAGGTAAGAAAGTCAAAGAAGCACGAAAGATGAAAGGTCTTTCTCAAGAAGAATTGGCAGATTTAGCAAAAATTAATCTGAGAACTATTCAAAGAATTGAAACCAATCAAAATGAACCTCGAGGAAAAACACTCCATCTAATTTGCGAAGTATTAGAAATAAACGCCGAGGATATTCTGGATTATGGAAAAACGAATGATAACAATTTTTTGATCTATTTTCATCTTTCCGTTCTCACTTTTTTATTTATTCCTATTGGTAACATTATATTACCATTGATTTTATGGTTAACCAAAAAAGATAAAATTATTGGATTAAAAAATATTGGCGCGAACGTTTTAAACTTTCAAATTATTTGGACTTTCGTAACATCTACAATAGTTATTGGATACGCATTTTTGAAAATAATGCATTATGAAACATTTAGTTCCTTAGGTTATATTATTATTGGTTTATACCTTTTAAATATAATTATACCAATCATATCGGTAATCAAAATAAGAAAGAACAACTTTCAGAAAACCTATCCATCGTTAATTCAAATCATAAAATAA
- a CDS encoding DUF6090 family protein: MIKFFRKIRQNLLSEGKTGKYFKYAIGEIVLVVIGILIALQINNWNIKVKERNAERLNLIALKEEFKENKKELNNVIALNAQIITGTKKVIQTFKVSTLDTISERTIAINISGALAREINFVQSSGVLSEMLSSGELKLIQNIELKHHLAGFGSWIERNEQQENEVNQFRKDITTQILKSGSFKKIITELGSPDFNWETSLDSVNNKSLFNSIKLLNHLIVFKSASEMTTRQIYEPLSKEVDAILKLINSELKK, from the coding sequence ATGATAAAGTTTTTTAGAAAGATTAGACAAAACTTACTTTCCGAAGGTAAAACTGGAAAATATTTTAAATATGCAATCGGCGAAATTGTACTTGTCGTGATTGGAATTTTGATTGCATTACAAATCAATAATTGGAATATAAAAGTCAAAGAAAGAAATGCCGAAAGATTAAATCTTATTGCACTTAAAGAGGAATTTAAAGAAAACAAAAAAGAACTAAATAATGTAATAGCTCTAAATGCCCAAATAATTACAGGTACAAAAAAAGTGATTCAGACATTTAAAGTTAGCACTCTAGATACAATTTCTGAACGAACAATTGCAATAAATATATCTGGAGCCCTTGCAAGAGAAATAAACTTTGTTCAAAGTTCAGGTGTGCTTTCTGAAATGTTAAGTTCAGGAGAATTAAAACTTATTCAAAATATCGAATTAAAACATCATCTTGCTGGATTTGGAAGTTGGATAGAACGAAATGAGCAACAGGAAAATGAAGTTAACCAATTTAGAAAAGACATTACAACGCAAATCCTAAAATCAGGTAGTTTCAAAAAAATAATTACAGAGTTAGGTAGTCCGGATTTTAATTGGGAAACATCTTTAGATTCAGTAAATAATAAATCGTTGTTTAATTCGATAAAGCTATTAAACCATCTAATCGTATTTAAATCGGCATCAGAAATGACGACCAGACAAATCTATGAGCCTTTAAGCAAAGAAGTTGATGCAATTTTAAAATTGATAAATTCTGAATTGAAAAAATAA